The DNA sequence ACCCTTAAATCAAAATCAAGCCGCAAATATACTGAGCGTATTCAAATGGCATGTTGAAATAGGGTGAATTTTGAATAATATTTTGGACTACCTTTTATCTTAACAAACCTGTTAGGGGAATTATCTTTTGGAATCAGCTTTTTATAAGAAAAGAATGTTATGTGATTAAAAATGGGCATTGCTATGGCAAGAAACGCATTCAACTATCAGCTGGACTTTGAGCATACTAACTTTAGAAAACATCCTGAGTTGTATAGAATTGGAATAGGAGAACAAGGGGTGTTATTGGTACAGCCATACAAAAGTGAACTGCTACCGCATTGGCGTTTTAAGACAGAGGAAGCTGCAAAAGTATCAGCTGAGAAAATCTATAGCATGTTTGAGGTATACCTTCAGGCAAATGACTTTGTGGGTGCTGATATGGCTAGAAAATTTTTGCAGATGGGTTTTACAAGGGCTAGGCGTTACGCCAATCATAAAAGTGGTAAAAAGTACCGTGATTCAGCTGATGACAAAACAGAAGGATTGTCTTATCCTTACTCAAGTGGAAGCAAGAATAAAGGCAATGAGATATTACCAACAGAAACGGATGCATTGACCAATGAAAAAGCAAGGGCAGCTGCCGTATTTAAACACTTTTGGTGTAAGGCAAAAGACCATACTGAATACCAAAAACAAAAGGAAGCTTTTAAGGCTAAATACTACCAATAAAGATAAAGGGACCATCATTTGCATGAAAAGTCCCTTTACTGTTAAAGCTTAATTCTTGAAGACAAAGTCTTCCATATAATCAAATTTCTTGGTCAGCTCACCTCCACTGGCAATGGTAGCATTACAGATAATTCCATGAGGGTCACTGTTGAGCAGGAGTGGAATGATCTCCTCCAAAAGTGACTGACCAAATCCTTCTGAGGCATCTTTTGGAAGTTCACAAGGTAGGTTGTCTACCGCCATTACCGTGATGTTGTCTGGATCAGAAAAAGCAGGAGCTTCTTCTCCAGTTATCCTATTATAGTCATAGATAGGGTCAGCGATGGTACTTGGTCTGAGCGTAGACGGAATCGGGTCTGCGATATCACAGCTGATGTCTGCTATCAGGCGGATACGGAAGTCTGCTGCTTTTGCTTGCTCTTGAGTAAAGAAAACAGGAGAAGTATTGTCCCAGAAGTGTCCAGCAATAAACAAGTCTGTATTACGGTAAAAGCGTTGGAAGTTTGATTCATACTCTTCACCATGGTTGTAAAAGTGGCTGTACTCAAATGGTTTCCCGTCTTTGTGTTTTACATAGTCTTCCGCATCAATCCAGCAATATACAGGCTCGTCAAATGTTTTGTTGAGATATTCCTCTACCTCCACTTTACGTAATGATAAGGCCTCCAATATTTCATTGGCTCCTTTGGCTACCCTTCCACTACCAGTCAAGAGAATCTTGATAGGAGATAGTTCTACTTTTTCTAACTCATGTAGCATTTCCTGCATGTCATCACATTGATTTGCAGGCTTGAGTTCATAAGCTTTTTCTCTTTTGCCATATGCCAGAATACCATTATAGGCTCCTACAATACCTGCATACCTTCCAAATCCCAATACTCTATTTCCCTGTGGATATGTAAGGCACTCATAGTCCGTAAGGCTAATCTGCTTATCAATAATTGCCTTGATCAAAGGCTGGTTATATGGCTGAAGCTTATGGGTATGTGAGAAGAAGAAATATTGCTTCTCAGGCATCAATTGGGAGATAGGTACTTCCTTGACACCAAAAAGAATATCGCAGTCAGAGAGATCTTCTTTCATCTCTATGCCCTTAGCTTCGTATTCTTCATCCGAAAAACACCTGATTGGACTGGGCTGTACAAATAGTTCAGCAGCTGGATATAAGTCTTTGATCTGTTTACACTGTTCTGGAGTAAACGGAACACGTTTGTCTGGCGGGTTTTTGCCCTCCCTGATAATGCCAATGCGATGTGTCTTGTTGTTCATTCAGTAAAAAGGGGTTTGTGTTTATAGTTAGTGTATCTATTAATGGATATTGAATTTAATTGAAAACATTTAGTCTTCAATGATAAGCTTGCAGTCAGGGTGAGATTTTCTGAAAGCATTGATTTCCTGTTGGCTGACAGTTTCCTGACTGATATAGAGTTCTTCCAGATTGCTAAGTTCATACAGCATCATCAAAGAGTCTATGCTTGTTTCACGTAAATCTAGCTTTTTGAGTGTATGTTGGTTACGTAATGGTGCCAACTCACTGATGTCCGTGTCTTTTGCCGAGAATTCTTCCAGTTGCATAGAGGAAAGTGGCATCAGCTCATCAATATAAGTATGGTCAATATGAAGGACCCTAATACTGTTATTCAGCATGAGGCTTTCAAGTGAATCTATTGGTGTATGGCTGATATACAGCTCTTCCAAAAGAGGGAAATACATCAAGGGAAAAAGGGTGTCAATATCCGCATTCTGAAGGTAAATACGTCTCAACTGAAGCAAGTTGTGAAGAAACATGGTATCAGGCCAAAGTGGAGCTGATATTTCATCACCAAAAATGGATACGTATGCCTCCAGTGGAGAAGTATTGGCTTTTTGGGCAAATGCCTTTTGAATTGTATTGCTGTCTGTCTGTTCTTCCTGAAACCTGAGACTAACCATCAGGTTTGTCTTCCATTCATCTGGTAGTTTGCGCCAATCAGTGCTTTTCATATAGTAATTCGTTTAGTCATTTGTGGCCTAATATTTTTGCGACGCAAAAAACGATGCAAAATGTCAATGCAAGATACGACAGTGGAAGAGTTGGTGCAAGTAGTAAAAGTAGGCTGTTGCCATAATAAAAGGGTATCCCAACAGTAGCTGGAATACCCTTTTGTTTTAATTATAGTCAGATAACTTGCCTAGTTTGGACTTTCAACTGATTGTCCTTCGTATATCTGATCGATCAAATCCTGATGCTTTTTCAAGATAATACGGCGCTTGGGTTTCATGGTAGGTGTAAGCTCGGCTTCACTGCCATCAGTCTTCTCTGCTTCCCATGTAGCCCCAACCAGTGCAAATTTCTTGATCTGTTCGATATGACTGAACTCGGGGTTATACATATCTATAATTTTTTGGTAATACTCCAATACTTCAGTCTTTTGAATGACTTCACCTAAAGTGGTCCATTGGATATTTTTATGGTCACACCAGTCTTTCAAGGCTTCTTCTGCCGGAACGATCAGTGCAGAAACAAATTTGCGCTGTTCACCTACAACCATGATTTGTTCAATGAGAAAATCTTCTTTGAACCTATTCTCGATTGGAGCTGGAGCCACATATTTACCTCCGGATGTTTTCAGAAGCTCTTTCTTACGGTCTGTGATTTTCAGGAACTGCATGCCATTTCTTTCCACCAGTTTGCCTATGTCTCCAGTTTTGAACCAAACATCACCATCGATCTCAACCATTACTTTGGCTGTTTCCTCAGGTTTCATGTAATATCCTTTCATGATATTAGGTCCTTTGGCGAGTAGCTCTCCCTCACCTTCAGCATAATTGCCATCGCTGCTGTCAATTCTTAATTCCACATTACTTAGTGCAGGTCCAATTGTTCCTAATAAAGCACCATTTTTCTCGAAACGTCCAATAGCCAAACCTGGAGAAGTTTCTGTAAGTCCATAGCCTTCTCGGATAGGAATACCCGCAGCGGAAAATACCTGTGCAATTTTCATAGGCAAAGGAGCTGCACCAGAAATAATGCCTTTCACATTTCCTCCAAGTGCTGCACGCCATTTACTGAAAATCAGTTTATCAGCAATAGCCCACTTAATGCCCTCAATAAAACCGTACTGCTTGTCATACTCAAAGCTTTTGGTCAGGTTTAATGCCCAGAAAAACAACGTGCGCTTGATACCTGTGAGGTCAAGACCTTTATTGTAGATCTTTTCATATACCTTTTCCAGCAGGCGAGGCACTGATGTAAAGAAGTGTGGTTTCACTGCTTGAATATCGCCATCCTCACCTCCAAGGTTATCCGTGCCAACATAATGTACATTGACGCCATTGGCAATATAGAAGTAAGTGGTTGTGCGTTCAAATATGTGGCATAGTGGAAGGAAACTCAATGTACGGTCGCCAGGTTCCAAAGGTGTGATGTCTCTTACATCCATCACATTGACCAATATATTATGGTGTGTCAGCATAACCCCTTTAGGGTTACCGGTAGTACCAGAAGTATAGATGATGGTAGCTAGGTCATCTGCTTTTACAGCATCTCGAAGTTGCTCCAGTTCACTGTTGAGCTCATTGGTGAAAATGTCTTTCCAGAACTTGCAGCCTTTACGTTCGTCAAAGACGAAGACTTCCTGAATGGAAGCTACATTCTGCTGTGCCAACGTTACCTTTTCGTAGAGATCAGCACCACCCACAAAACAGAACTTCACCTCTGTTTCATTGAAAATATACTCATATTCTCTTGGGCTAATAGTTGGGTATACAGGGACACTGATAGCTCCAATCTGTTGGATGGCCATATCCATCATCACCCATTCAGGTCGGTTCTGATAGGCCGCAATTGCAATTCGGTCACCAGGCTTTACGCCTAACTTCAGTAAACCTCTGCCGGCGTGGTTAATAATTTCCACGGCTTCTTCTGTACTGAAGTGTACCCAATTGCCTTTGTTTCTGTATCCAAATGCTTTGGATTGAGGGAAATTCTTTAATTGGAAATAAAGCAAATCAAAGAGACGGGTCGCTTCTTGGATGTTTTTCATTGTTTCCGAGTTAGTTGTTTTAATAGGATTTAGTTTTGCGAATTTGCATAAACTACAATAATAACAAGGCGCTTTCTAGCAGATTAGTGTATGTATGCATGTTTTTACCTTGTTATTCTTTTAAACTGTACTGAAAAACAAATATATACTCGTTCTCCAGTAAATAATGATGTTGATTATTGGATCTTAAATTATTGTTATTTAGAGAGTATATCTGAAAAAAACAATCTAAAGAGCTATAATATTTGGATTATAGTTGTTTTGGTGTGCTAGATCGAAAGTACGTATTCATTTAATGGGGTGTTTTTACTACAGGTAGGTTAATGTTACTGCATAAAAAATCAGCCAGATAAGCATTTCAGTTCTATAGGTAGATTCTACTATTGATGATACTTACTGTAGTATCATTAAGACTATTTGAAGTAATTATATGGATGAGGGACTTGTTGTTTTTTGTATAAAAATACTAAACTGATTAATAATTTGATATTGAGTGTGTTGTTTTTTTAAAATACTGTAACCGATTCATATATAATGATTATGTAGTCAGAAAAGGCTATTTAAGTTATGATCAATAGTTAATTATATTTAAATTTATTGAATTATTAATGGGAGGTGCTATAGGTTGCTAATGAGTTGTTTGTAGCCTTATATCTACCCTTGAATAGATTTAAAGGTGATTTTTAAACTAGAAAATCAAATTTTTATTAACCTTAATTTTTAACTCACGTAAAAATGAAATATCAATATTAAGATCGATGTAAAACTATTTTTTGTTTAAACATCGAGATTCTTTTCGTATTTAATTATTCAATTTTTTTAGACAAGCCTAAAGTTTAAACTAAAATCAAAAACCATTTTTTATGTACCGGAATTTTATCTCCAAGCTTATTGGGTTAACCCTGATAGGATTGCTTATGTGTGCACATTCGTGGGCACAATGGCCTACAAGTGTTTCCTTTGCTGATGTAAATGAACATACCATTAGGGTAAAACTAAAAGCTGAATCATTAGCTAAATTTGATAGTAAAATAGCAAGAAAGTCAGCTACAGGTGTTGTAGAGTTTGGTAGGTCTGATGTTGATAACCTGAATAAGCAATTCAGTGTGAAAAACTGGACAAGAGTATTTCCTTACTCTGCAAAATTTGAAGATCGCCACCAAAAACATGGTCTACACTTATGGTATGAATTAAAGTTTGAAGGAGATGTTTCTTCAATTGAAGTGGCAAAAGCTTACAAACAGATTTCAGATTTTAGTATCGTAAAACCTGTTTTAAAGAAAAGCCTTCCTAAAGAGCAATTTCAAAAAGTAGAAAAGACAACAGCATCAACTTCTTCTGTTTTTAATGACCCTATGTTGCCCTATCAGTGGCATTACAATAATACAGGTCAGTCTGGTGGTACAGCAGGTGCCGATATTAACTTATTTGAAGCTTGGTCTCAGTCATACGGTTCATCAAATGTAATTGTAGCGATTACTGACGGAGGGGTAGATGTGAATCACGAGGACCTGAAAGATAACCTATGGGTTAATGAGGCAGAACTAAATGGAGTAGATGGAGTAGATGATGATGGTAACGGTTATGTTGATGATATACATGGGGTCAATTTTGCTCTCAATACTGGTAATATTGAACCGGATAATCACGGTTCACATGTGGCAGGAACTATTGCAGCTGTCAACAACAATGGTATTGGTGTTTCAGGAGTTGCTGGTGGTAGTGGTCAGGGCGATGGTGTACGCGTCATGTCTTGTGAGACATTTACCAATTACGGTAATACAGGTTTTGCCCAATCCTACATTTATGCAGCGGATAACGGCGCTGTTATCTCACAAAACAGTTGGGGCTATACCTCTCCTGGTTATTATGAGCAGGAGGTTTTGGATGCTATTGACTATTTTATTGAAGAGGCTGGTAATTATGCAGGAAGCCCAATGAAAGGTGGTATTGTGATCTTTGCAGCTGGAAACGATGGTAGAGATGACAGTTACTATCCAGGTTATTACGAACCCGTATTTTCAGTAGCGTCTACTAACCATAATGATGTAAAGTCGTGGTACAGTAATTATGGAACATGGGTTGAGGCTTCTGCTCCAGGTGGAGAAACCAACTCAGTAAGTAATCAAGGAGTACTCAGTACACTTGCGTATAATTCTTATGGTTATTACCAAGGTACTTCAATGGCATGTCCACATATGTCAGGTATTGCAGCTTTGGTGATTTCTAAAGCAAATGGAAATATTACCAATCAGGAGCTATGGGATATTCTGGTAGAATCGACTGATAATATTGAAGCCTTAAACCCAACTTATCAAGGAAAGCTTGGTAGTGGTAGGATTGATGCCAAATTGGCATTGGATAAGGTGTCTAGTGTAGGAAATCTAACATTTCAGCCTGGTTCCTTGACCTTTAATCTTAAACAAGGAGAGACGACAAGTCAAGTATTGAAATTGGTTAATACTTCATCTGATGAGATTGATTTTTCGTTGACATCAGCTAATGCATGGGTAACACTAGATGTGACAGATGGGACAGTAGCGGCTGGTAGCGTAACCAATATTGAAGTAATGATTAATGCTACAGGTTTAACGTCAGGAGTCTATGAAAGTCATATTTCGATAGAAGCAAACGGTGGCAGTATTATACCTGTAAGGCTGGATCTATTAGGAGATCCTAATCTGATTCAACCTTCAAATATTGATTATGGAACTGTCTATGTAGGAATGGATAAAACCATGTATGTAGAAGTGATTAATAGTCAATATGGGATTTTAGAAATCTCAGATATAACTGTAGATAATGCGGACTTTACCATCACCAATACGAGTCTGACTTTACCTCCTTATGGGAATGATTTTATTGAAGTGAAGTTCTCACCTTCAGTAGGAGGGAGCCGTACAGGTATGATGACTATAGTATCTAATGACCCGGATACTTCGCAAATGACAGTGAACCTAACAGGTATTGGTAATGCGAATACACCTCCTACAGCTTCCCTTTCAGTTACAGAAATTCAGGTTAATCAGCTTGAGGCTGGAGCGGATACTGTTACGATGACATTAACGAATACGGGAGGTGAGTTATTGAACTATAGTTTTGGGTATTATGATCCTAATATATCTGTTAATCAGTTGTCAAGGGTAGGGCGGTTTACAAATTACGAACCACAAAAGGGTGAAGAGTCTGTCCAAAAAGGTTTTCCTGTGCAGTATGGCTATGGTAATGATGGTCAACTAAATGGATACAGATGGGTAGATAGCAACGAAAATGTTGGATTTAATTATGAATGGAATGATATATCAACTACGGGTTCTGCTAGAAGTATGTCAGATGATAGTTATTTCCAGCTTAACTTGAATAATTTTTCATTCCCATATTATGGACAGAATTATTCCAGTGTATATATCTGTAGCAATGGCTTTTTAAATTTTCAGTCAGGTTATTCCAATACTGGAGGAAGTGCTTTGCCTAATATGGGTACTCCGAATACAGTAATTGCACCATATTGGGTAGATCTACTTTACACGACTGTTTACTATCAAGAATTTGCTGACCGATTGGTAATACAGTACAACTCTAAATATTTTTCAGATACTTCTCTGGATGCCATTTTTCAGGTAGTACTTTATGCTGACGGTAATATTAAGTTTTTCTATAATAAAATAGATCGTCCAACATCTGGAACAGTA is a window from the Limibacter armeniacum genome containing:
- a CDS encoding DUF4385 domain-containing protein, which gives rise to MARNAFNYQLDFEHTNFRKHPELYRIGIGEQGVLLVQPYKSELLPHWRFKTEEAAKVSAEKIYSMFEVYLQANDFVGADMARKFLQMGFTRARRYANHKSGKKYRDSADDKTEGLSYPYSSGSKNKGNEILPTETDALTNEKARAAAVFKHFWCKAKDHTEYQKQKEAFKAKYYQ
- a CDS encoding NAD(P)-dependent oxidoreductase, with the protein product MNNKTHRIGIIREGKNPPDKRVPFTPEQCKQIKDLYPAAELFVQPSPIRCFSDEEYEAKGIEMKEDLSDCDILFGVKEVPISQLMPEKQYFFFSHTHKLQPYNQPLIKAIIDKQISLTDYECLTYPQGNRVLGFGRYAGIVGAYNGILAYGKREKAYELKPANQCDDMQEMLHELEKVELSPIKILLTGSGRVAKGANEILEALSLRKVEVEEYLNKTFDEPVYCWIDAEDYVKHKDGKPFEYSHFYNHGEEYESNFQRFYRNTDLFIAGHFWDNTSPVFFTQEQAKAADFRIRLIADISCDIADPIPSTLRPSTIADPIYDYNRITGEEAPAFSDPDNITVMAVDNLPCELPKDASEGFGQSLLEEIIPLLLNSDPHGIICNATIASGGELTKKFDYMEDFVFKN
- a CDS encoding AMP-dependent synthetase/ligase, with amino-acid sequence MKNIQEATRLFDLLYFQLKNFPQSKAFGYRNKGNWVHFSTEEAVEIINHAGRGLLKLGVKPGDRIAIAAYQNRPEWVMMDMAIQQIGAISVPVYPTISPREYEYIFNETEVKFCFVGGADLYEKVTLAQQNVASIQEVFVFDERKGCKFWKDIFTNELNSELEQLRDAVKADDLATIIYTSGTTGNPKGVMLTHHNILVNVMDVRDITPLEPGDRTLSFLPLCHIFERTTTYFYIANGVNVHYVGTDNLGGEDGDIQAVKPHFFTSVPRLLEKVYEKIYNKGLDLTGIKRTLFFWALNLTKSFEYDKQYGFIEGIKWAIADKLIFSKWRAALGGNVKGIISGAAPLPMKIAQVFSAAGIPIREGYGLTETSPGLAIGRFEKNGALLGTIGPALSNVELRIDSSDGNYAEGEGELLAKGPNIMKGYYMKPEETAKVMVEIDGDVWFKTGDIGKLVERNGMQFLKITDRKKELLKTSGGKYVAPAPIENRFKEDFLIEQIMVVGEQRKFVSALIVPAEEALKDWCDHKNIQWTTLGEVIQKTEVLEYYQKIIDMYNPEFSHIEQIKKFALVGATWEAEKTDGSEAELTPTMKPKRRIILKKHQDLIDQIYEGQSVESPN
- a CDS encoding leucine-rich repeat domain-containing protein yields the protein MKSTDWRKLPDEWKTNLMVSLRFQEEQTDSNTIQKAFAQKANTSPLEAYVSIFGDEISAPLWPDTMFLHNLLQLRRIYLQNADIDTLFPLMYFPLLEELYISHTPIDSLESLMLNNSIRVLHIDHTYIDELMPLSSMQLEEFSAKDTDISELAPLRNQHTLKKLDLRETSIDSLMMLYELSNLEELYISQETVSQQEINAFRKSHPDCKLIIED